The genomic segment GCAGGCGCGGCTCGAGGACATGGACCTCGAGGGCATCGACCGGACGGTCATGTTCCCGGGAGGCGCGGGCGAGGAGTGGGCGGGCCTCGACCGCGACTTCGCGATCGCGCTCTGCCGCACGCTGAACGACACGCGCGCCGAGTACACGCGCCACGCGCCGGCGCGGCTCAAGTCGGTGGCGAAGCTGCCGATGATCGACCCCGAGGCGGCCGCCGCCGAGCTCCGCCGCGCGGTCACCGAGCTCGGCATGGTCGGCATGGTGACGCCGCAGCACATCCGCGAGAAGAACCTCGATCACCCGAGCTTCGACGTGGTGTGGGCCGAGGCCGAGCGCCTCGGCGTCCCGGTGTGCGTCCACGGCGGCGGCCAGGCGATCGACCAGGTGCCGATCGGCGTCGACCGGTGGAAGACGCGGCTGGAGGTCCACGCCTTCACGCATCCCGTCGGGCAGATGATCGCCATCATGGCCTTCACGGCGGGCGGCATCCTGCACCGCTTCCCGCGGCTCCGCGTCGCCTTCCTCGAGGCCGGCGTGGGCTGGCTGCCCTTCTGGCTCGAGCGGCTCGACGAGCACTGGGAGCTCACGCCCGAGCAGGCCCCGGAGATCGACCGCCGGCCGAGCGAGTACTTCCTGTCGGGGCGGTGCTTCATCGGCTGCGACCCCGACGAGAAGGGCGTCGCGCACGTCGTCGAGTCGCTCGGCGAGGGGGTCGTCGTCTACGC from the Deltaproteobacteria bacterium genome contains:
- a CDS encoding amidohydrolase, which gives rise to MGRFGYHVIDADGHGGDLPRWHERIPARFQPLWEARRERIKKQFANLPGVGVKETRGTAKLDSLERPGMTDPQARLEDMDLEGIDRTVMFPGGAGEEWAGLDRDFAIALCRTLNDTRAEYTRHAPARLKSVAKLPMIDPEAAAAELRRAVTELGMVGMVTPQHIREKNLDHPSFDVVWAEAERLGVPVCVHGGGQAIDQVPIGVDRWKTRLEVHAFTHPVGQMIAIMAFTAGGILHRFPRLRVAFLEAGVGWLPFWLERLDEHWELTPEQAPEIDRRPSEYFLSGRCFIGCDPDEKGVAHVVESLGEGVVVYASDYCHWDCKFPDTVKILAGRADLSERAKQAIFDDNPRRLYALS